The following DNA comes from Anastrepha obliqua isolate idAnaObli1 chromosome 1, idAnaObli1_1.0, whole genome shotgun sequence.
ccgaatggtaatcacgccccaacccattcggctacggcggccgcagctGTTGAAAGGTGTTTACTTAATAGAAATTGGTttggtacaatattttaatgtttttggttgtttaattattattaaagctATGAACAAAAGGCAAATAGAAGCTACATTTGATTGGGTAAATTGTTGTTAGTAAGAAACAGTTGAAGGAAATCCATAACGACGACGTCTACTGAGGATAATAAACCTACTTTTGTCATAAGTAATAGACAGAAAGTTTTAGACGCTACTTTAGCTTTTAACTCCGTTATTAACAGAATTGAGAGCTGGAAAGTTTTGAAAGAACATTCCTTCTCTGATCATATATCACGATTGAGGTTAGTAAAAATCTACCGAAACCTAAGACTGGTAGAAATTTCAGGGAAACAGAATGGGAAAAGTATGTATCGGGGTTACGCTAAGAACATGTCCATCTGTTGTACCACTAAGCATAGAAGGACTGTCAAGATTTGGTTGACAAGACCTACCTACAACATGAATACTGCCTTAGCTGAAGCCTGTCCCATAAGAAGACTGACAGGTAAACCCAAGCCTCAGTGGTGGGCGGTTGAACTAAGCaagcttcaaaaaacaagcagaagcgcttttaatgaggcaaagaaaacacgtaTCGCAGAAGATTGGAAAGACCATAAAGATGCTCtgagaatctataagaaggaAATCCGAAATGCCTAAAGgcaatcttggaaatccttttgCGAAGAGGTTGAGTTGATTCCTGAGATTTCCAGACTTCGTAAGATATTAGCGCGAAGTCTTAAAAATTGGCAACTGCTACAGAAATGTGATAGTACCAGTAAAAAGCCTTTAGAACTTATTTACTTAACACACATTTTCCAGGCTGTTCAGACATTACTGGACATGACATGGAAGATACAGTACACTGtcgtgaagtcagaatagaCGCTATATCTGAGGACCGACTCTTatgggcgattgaaagtttcagaccttttaaatcaccaggtccaGATGGTGTTTATCCAGTGGAACTGCAGAAAGTCACTGGATATTTAACACACTGGCTACTAGCAATCTTCAGAGGTTGCTTTCTGtacggtcatatacctcttaTGAGGAGACAAGACAAAATTGTTTGCATTccaaaagctggtagaaactcacATAGCCACCtaaaagacttaagaccgatatctctttcttcaaccatcttagactcctagaCGGATGTACCCAGTGATTGtcttaatgaaaatcccttctagaatggcttgaagaagatccatccCCCAACACACCCGTGAAGATCTACACGTTCGATTATAAAAAGGACatcggtgtaggatcagggttatattgcgaagagtTTTTTAGCAGTGAATTCTTTAAACTACCGAATCAttgaagtgtttttcaagcggaaataaacgctattcaagAAGCCTTAAgatggttagagataaacagaataccATCaaaagatatctgcattctatcagacagtcAAGCTTCCCTATGGgctctggatgcattccaaataacataAAGGAGTGTTTTACATTGTCGCCAATCCCTTAATGAGATGGCTAAGCAGCATCGtattatcttatgctgggttccaggctaCAGAGATATATCAGAGAActgtagggctgaccaacttgcaagagaagatACCTGTatgctaaaaataaatcattttataGGGGCACCTCTCGCAACCTGTAAGCTTCTTGTtatggacgcactaatcaattctgtaaatcaaaAATGGATTAGcgccaatacctgtgaaattgttAGGCAAACCTGGTTAAGCCTAAATTGTTGTATATCCaggaatattataaaatttagtaaatttcaaattaggaccttagtagcgGCCCTCACGGGACGTTGTATCACACACGAGATCACGCAAAGAGATTAGGCGCTTACATttatgatttctgtcgtagctgtaggaatgaggaggagttggaaagaattcaacaccttttttgcacatgaccggctctagccagaagcaggagccgatatttaagatccgacttcttaatgaatatagataatctatacactttaggtatcaacaaccttttacgctttgtccaaaAGTCAGGATGGCTCattatggaaagggaaatgtagcccagcccctgcggctcacaacgggcTAATTCGTGGccaagtggcatcgctgtctctatgtgcgaggCAGCTGCCAAAATAACCCAACCTAGTATGAGACTATTTTGTAATTCTaggattttgggagagaaattttgtatgggtaatctcGCTTTTGCGGATAAAGTAGGTAATCTCGTTATATGTGAACCTATTATTAGAgacagaaattataaaatttacttttcgcCACTACTGCGAGCTAAAATGGCATTTGAACAAATAAGTTTCTGATTGATTTCAAGGACATTACAAGGATATTACAAACTGACATCAGAATCACGAGATCCTTCTTTGTATACtacaagcgaaagcgcggaacgaacgacaaagcaaacgaacggcaacgttcgacatcttgctctctcctacttaagtgagcgtacatatatgtgtatgtatatgcgcatatgtacatatataaattcacgtatttgtatttgcatatgccttcttattgattattattaatttgatttacttgaagaatttaaaataaaaccaagtttgttaataatacctgttattttaacgttattattattttttgacgtgattatgttatgttatgttatgttatgttatgttatgttatgttatgttatgttatgttatgttatgttatgttatgttatgttatgttatgttatgttatgttatgttaaagtatattatgttatgttaatgttaactcattctctatatccatacaaaatatctatcaaacaaataaaattaaaattttcttttgaaaaatgcaaccattcaatcaatattttcttatgacgttatcacgttaaactatcgtcagtaaaccgactttacagacatcctctttttgttttataaactatttaaggccgaaattttggtcaaaaatcgattttgttttttattttttgagaaaccgccattttgtcaaaaaaaaaaattattttgtttattccttcggttaattactagatttgacatttctttaacaaaatttgtttggtttttttatattcaaaggatacagttcagagatatattagtcaccgcaaaacgtcttttttgagcggagctcccggagatcagctgtagcttctttccaaataaatatttttactaatacgaagtcttaaaatacagttaaaagataacaaataagtgtgtaaatttttagatcaataaatttaaaagttttctcagaaaaaattctggaaaattcgcttttttcggccttctaactgtatataaccccttaaaatcgACTTCACCCAGTTATATCCTTGCCACCATTTTTAAATCTATAAGAAACCAacacatttattatattaagcaaacccccggcaggcaatggcaaacctccgagtgttttctgccatgaaaaagctcctcataaaaatatctgccgttcggaatcggcttgaaactgtaggtccctccatttgtggaacaacatcaagacgcacaccacaaataggaggaggagctcggccaaacacctaacagaagtgtacgcgccaattatttatttttaaaccccCGTATAACGTCAAAATAAAGCCTAAATAAAACAGTCGCCGGCAAAGAAAGCAGGTTTGTGGacaaaattctaataaaatttttgttaaatacctacatattattaataatgcattcatttaacaaaaaaagcaatGGCTCTTTTACACAGAAGCAGTCGAATCTCTTTTGGAATTGTGGGAAGAGAAGCTATTATTGTTTTACAGAGATGAGAAGAAGGTTGTTGAGccttcaggcggaagtacttcAATAAAATACAACATATCTTTTGCGTCCATCAGCGTGGAAGTACTTCTTTggcgtttattttattttttaagtgaaacttcttaggcgtcgttGGACGAGATAGAgtggagaaaaaaatttcaaggccatgcaacgttttgggaatTTTCGTTCCGTGAGAGAGAAAAaggatataacgtagaggaaaaggagagagagcgctatactttatatatatcttagatacaatttaggctatttttcctgaggtTTTCCTTGTGGtagctaatttctagtgagaaataacactgcctaatTTTTgccgcttgtttgttggtgcaaagttgtgagaaatatatttttagtaggaagttttaattttattgttaatttatgtaATCCAGgatttaaatatatacaataatatattcTTCAGgtcaataaaaaactaaaaaagtacaaataaaacaatatgtAAGGAAGTTTGTcgtacaaaatattgattattgcctaattttaaattaatttaattttattatatcctattttattttattattcgttttatttcaattgatttattttttaaatttttttttcaattgattttttgatatttttttattgatgttttttaattttaattttttttttgtttttcttttaattttactttattttattttattctatttttttataaattaatacatGTACCACATtactatataatttatttcatatacgttttcctttcctttttaaatttattcaagctgctacattttcttattttgttttacttcttcatttgattttttcgtaattttaatatattttacaattttatacaataatttcttTGTTGTTATTGAATTTGAACACTTACATTGAGTCACTCTGTagtgaatttacgttctctggtcaaaactggtcaaagtGCAATCTTCTAAGCAACTCTGTCTCTCCACTGTCAATTTCACGCGGCACATATTCGCGTTCGTTTCTTTGGCATTCATCTGCGAAGGAATTTTATTGTCTCCTCGTTACCGGCATCGTTAAAGTATTTTTGGtgaatcttgaaaatttttagtaCAGTTAATTTAGCAGAGTGTTACTtcattaaataataacaaaatgttTTGGGGTAAGTTTCTTTTAATCAATTTGAAGGTGGGGTGTGGAAATTGAGTGAGTGCAATTTTAccacgtgtttttttttagcgcggTTCAGTTGAGCCCAACGCCATCTTTGGAGAATATCAATATTAAAACAAGTTTATTTACCCCAATTCTAGGATTAAATTTGAAGCCCAACCGTAAATATACGCAAACAACAAGCAAACCGTTCCACATTTCCTTAGCGTCATTGGAATCGGACAATGTGGCAGATGATGGGCCCAACCAAATATTCATCAATCATGATAATCAAAAGTTCTTGATTTGCACGTTGCGCAAAGGAAGTTGCGAACAAGTCATGCTGGATCTTAATTTCGGCGAAGGGGATGAAATTTGCTTTCAGTGTATTGGTACGTTGGGAGCAGGCAGcattaaattatgaaattttctcaaaatatgtctttttacatatgcatacagGCAGTGGTAATGTGAGTCTCACTGGCTACCTCATTGATAAATTCAATTTCATGGATGACGTAGAAGATGAAGATGAGTCGGAgttagaagaagaagatattcaAGATCTTCGCCAGGCTCTGAATAAGAAAGCAAATGCCAAAAAGGGGGTCAATGGcaagaagcaaaaaattaacaatgcaGAGGAAGATGAAGACGATGACGATGAGGATGATAGTGATTTCAACGCCGAAGGTTTAggtaaacttgaaaaaaaaaattttggaaaattatttagtttttaaatatacttattAACAATAGATCAAGTCGAGGAAGGCTCGGACGGGGAAGATGATGACGATGAAGGTATAAATTACTAcgcttaattaattaaattttagttaattCTTAACTctattaaacagatgatgatgaggatgatgacgacgacgacgacgatggcgacgatgatgatgatgaggatgaagaagaagaggagaGTGAAGATGAGGAAGTTCAGCAACCGAAAGCAAAACAGCCAAAGTTGGAGAAGCCtcagaaacaacaaaatggtATTGCAAAGGAAAGCGCAGCCAACAAGAAAGGCAAAAAAGATAAGAAGCCTAATAAGAATGAGCAACAGccgcaaaaacagcaacaacaacaaccgaaaGCTGGTGGCGAACGCGTAATCACTGGAGGTGTCAAAATTGAGGATATACGTGTAGGCAATGGGCAAGAAGCTAAACAAGGCAAACGTGCAGTGGTATACTACGAAGGTCGTCTTAAGTCCAATAACAAAGTATTCGACAGTTTGAAAACCGGTGCTGGATTCAAATTTGGGCTTGGACGAGGTGAAGTCATTAAGGGTTGGGATGTTGGTGTAGTAGGAATGAAGGTTGGAGGCAAGCGTCGCATTTTATGCCCACCACATATGGCATACGGAGCACGTGGTTCACCACCCACAATTCCGCCAAACAGCACACTCGTCTTCGAGGTGGAGTTGAAAGGCGTTCATTAGATATatataattcttaattttgtttctaATAATTAAGCATTTATCTGTTTGCAGTAGTTCGCATTCAAATATTTCGATGTGTTGTTGTGagcttcatttaattttaataccacTTGTTTATGAGTATTGCATAAATGTAAGGGTATTGTGCGGCACGGCAAGCTAAAACGTAAACTTTTTATAACATCTGGAAACGTGCCTAGATAATTGTTCTGTTATCTGCTCATGCATAATTTAACAAGTTATTAAATACATTCGAAgtacttttttgtaataataaactTGTTGTTTTGAGTTTATTAGAAAAGGAGAATTCACCTATATTTTGGTTGAAAGATATCTCACTTTTAtgtagtatttattaaaaaaaattttaaatggcgCTTGCACACGCtttgatgttccacaaatgcagagACCTACACTTTCAAGCTTTTTCCGATCGGTagatagtttttctttttttatgagaagctttttcatggcagaaatacacttggaggtttgccattacgtGTCGAGGTGAGATggccattaaaaaaatttttgtgtttcacagagattcgaacctacgcactccgaATGATAGTTACGCACTAAGCCATTCGGTTATGGCGGCCACCAATTAAAAATTAGTGCCCAATATATGAAGGGATGTCTACATTAATAACGGTCAACAGTTTTTTCGCAACTGGCAATTCACTGTTTAGAACTGAAATTGAAAACGCATCATTGGAGTCACCTTGTACGCGCTATGTTTATATCCTACAAATAATTAGTtcaatgcattttgtttttttgatattgTAATCTATTTTTACTCTTCATTTCCATTCCGATATATGTATACTCGAATGAACCCAGAgacaaaatatttcaacatttaTTAAATATCCCTATCTCAAGTCtacttttcttccacttttgccACATTATCTGCTTTGGAGTTTTCACTGCCGAATAGAGGTTCCGTCGGCAGTTTCCAATATTCCGGCACATACGGGAGCCGTTCGCTGGGATCAGTACTCCAGTGATGGATGCGACAGCTCAGACGTGCCTTTTCCATATTATTCACTGTTATAGTGCAATAAAACACCTTACCCTCCTTATTCATATCTGGTCCTTCGATTACGGCATCGGGCATTGTAATGCATTCTTCGGGGCAATGGATACCTGCCTTGCGCAGTGATGCTTTTATATGCCATTTCTCAACAACCCACGGATGATCTTTATTCATCACTACGGCAAGTGAAAACCGTTCAATGTTGTTGATCGTCTGCAATTAGGAAGCATGAAATAGCTTTTCTATAtgacatttaataatttatacgGTTACATACGCGCTGTGCAAATGCTGAGCTGTGGGTTATTGTTTGCTTATCTTCCTCCGTTTtggaatataattttatattctcTTCTGTTTTGTACACGGCCAAGCCTGGCAATAATAGTTTGTTGTAGGCAAAATTTGGTCTCACCGAGACCACATCGCCCTTTTCTCCGACTCCTTCCACATAGGTTTTCAGCACCAGCTCTAAATTTGGTCGACGTTTAACATTTGTATCCTCCACCAGCtcgtaaataaaatgttttgcaCGCAATTTCTTAGGTTTTGCGTTAGTTTTATGAAGTAACGGATCATATTTGCGCTTTAGCACAAAGGTGGTCTGAAAAACAAATGCCGTTGAAGTACGTAGGCAATGGCATAAATTAAAGATGGCCAAAGACACTCACCCGCACTTGCTGCTGCAATGTCGCTGAACTCTTGAGTAAGTTGATGGAATTGAAACACCAGGTCTTCAACATTTTTACTCGAgtctttaatacaaaattatagTAGCAAACTTAACCAAAGTAAAAATATGGTGGAGAATTATCGCACAACCGGCGAACAGCTGATCAATGTGACAATTCTTATGTAATGAGAATGCCAGACTTACAGTTTTGAGTGGcagtaaaaaatttcatcagCTCGACTGACGAGTGTATTACTCGTATATGACCGGCACATATACGGCAATACCAGAGAACATAAATTCTCTGGCAATACTTGCATTGTGGTACGGGAAATATTTAGTGTAATGtctattgctttgaaaaaaaggttaaaatgttaagctaaatacacaccaggcaaccgttgcagcaacacggccatgttgaagcaaccgttgcctcgtgtgtagctgtgttgccaattgattttcgtgttgctgcaaccgttgcctgaaatatcaaataaatttgatttttgggataggttgctgcaaccgttgcttcgtgtgtatcattgtttactgcttttactcgttcagttcgttgaaaacaagcgaggaagaaggttcgtgcggagtaaaataaagtgaaaaaggaaaaaatggcaattgaaaataatgaaaattatgttaattttattaacgaatataaaaattttagagagctgtgggatataagtagtgaaaaatataaaaataaaaattttagaaaaaaagcatacgaacaattaaaaaatgaatacaataaaattgataaaaatttcaagtccgcaaaagcgtttcctgttgcaagataccgcaaagttattgccagtctaatttctgctgatattgcctctctcattatggtatcttgtttcattattttggcctttacgaagtccaacaattttctaaacagggcttcgtccatcctcatgtaatttttatagtccgctggctcattttccttttgttctttcagcagcctctcgttcgaaaattcgatttttttaaaagccaatttttggaccagattttttttctcttcttttgttgcatctcttcttcctcatttttgtacaaaagttcgtcaattataataagagaagtaattttacgcatttcgtcgatcatttaaaaaatttaattttacgtatcttccgcttgtacctttcctgcaccacagttatacacaatactgagattgaagcaacggtcgcaacgtgtttcttaaacaaaggcaacacgttgctgcaaccgttgcttcaacggttgcctggtgtgtatttagctttatagttctgtaatttagcgaaaagttggtgttgccatacacctgaaataaaaacgaagtccATATGCAGAGGTGTTCAGTGGAGGGTTGATTGTAAacttgcagtattttttgctgtaatttaaaattgagaaatatttttgaaaacaaaaacatgcaactcatcgaaacttaaaaacaatgatattaagcgtatcacaaaaaataataaagtaattaaaagccaaaaattactGTTTATAAGTGTATTGCATTGCTTCGATCAGTTTTACATACTgccttttataaacaaattttctccaCAAAAATTCCACGGTAAAACTTTCCtttactaccacgatatatttgaatggggGGCGGAGAgggagggggcgtggcaccacccaccatgcccattagaaagagcaagatcacaccattataactgtgaaagtcccaacctcctactgtc
Coding sequences within:
- the LOC129240298 gene encoding 39S ribosomal protein L9, mitochondrial, coding for MLKTWCFNSINLLKSSATLQQQVRTTFVLKRKYDPLLHKTNAKPKKLRAKHFIYELVEDTNVKRRPNLELVLKTYVEGVGEKGDVVSVRPNFAYNKLLLPGLAVYKTEENIKLYSKTEEDKQTITHSSAFAQRTINNIERFSLAVVMNKDHPWVVEKWHIKASLRKAGIHCPEECITMPDAVIEGPDMNKEGKVFYCTITVNNMEKARLSCRIHHWSTDPSERLPYVPEYWKLPTEPLFGSENSKADNVAKVEEK
- the LOC129240292 gene encoding 39 kDa FK506-binding nuclear protein, translating into MFWGLNLKPNRKYTQTTSKPFHISLASLESDNVADDGPNQIFINHDNQKFLICTLRKGSCEQVMLDLNFGEGDEICFQCIGSGNVSLTGYLIDKFNFMDDVEDEDESELEEEDIQDLRQALNKKANAKKGVNGKKQKINNAEEDEDDDDEDDSDFNAEGLDQVEEGSDGEDDDDEDDDEDDDDDDDDGDDDDDEDEEEEESEDEEVQQPKAKQPKLEKPQKQQNGIAKESAANKKGKKDKKPNKNEQQPQKQQQQQPKAGGERVITGGVKIEDIRVGNGQEAKQGKRAVVYYEGRLKSNNKVFDSLKTGAGFKFGLGRGEVIKGWDVGVVGMKVGGKRRILCPPHMAYGARGSPPTIPPNSTLVFEVELKGVH